The Anopheles coluzzii chromosome 2, AcolN3, whole genome shotgun sequence genome window below encodes:
- the LOC120952938 gene encoding peptidyl-alpha-hydroxyglycine alpha-amidating lyase 1 isoform X1 — MYTKQNKIFSHFWHQMVPFLAGLLIFSVHFTCTVEARPQTVSSNGNNTSNARFGAHEYAYVSSWPIVDRKLGSVSAVALDGDGNVVIFHRGSHVWQLSSFDTENRYQEATGGPIAQQTVLKFNRNTGELLQQWGENLFYMPHGLTVDHEQNYWLTDVALHQVFKFDLNHSTTEPVLTLGTRFEPGNDAYHYCKPTAVAVLKSGEFFVADGYCNGRIVKYSAEGIPLLSWGRNSFVLTRSFTLPSGQPVPASFFAIPHALALVPDRDLLCVADREQGRVQCFHTRNGTFHSQYSSPEIGSRLFSVKYISSDGGLLYTINGPQFVLNPVPVGGHIIEMASGNVIGRFQPNNPKHAFSNPHELAVTDDGSEVYVAELNPQMVHKFRLISPARPIGSTTTTTTVKPATSVTRNEGENTPENGRFAGASGMNSALTAGSIGIFSIVSTLIVTSLLVILMARVICFRTGQGSSSRVDEVPLRNMGDDEG; from the exons ATGTACACGAAACAGAACAAAATCTTCTCCCATTTTTGGCACCAAATGGTTCCATTTTTGGCCgggttgttgattttttcggTACATTTTACATGCACCGTTGAAGCGAGGCCACAGACCGTGAGCAGTAACGGGAACAATACCAGCAATGCACGGTTCGGTGCCCACG AATACGCCTACGTGTCTAGTTGGCCAATTGTGGACCGCAAGCTTGGGTCGGTGTCGGCCGTCGCTCTGGATGGCGATGGCAACGTTGTCATATTTCATCGCGGATCCCACGTATGGCAGTTGAGCTCGTTCGACACGGAAAACCGATACCAAGAAGCAACAGGTGGTCCAATAGCGCAGCAAACGGTACTCAAGTTTAACCGCAACACGGGCGAACTGCTGCAGCAATGGGGTGAAAACCTGTTCTACATGCCGCACGGACTAACGGTCGATCATGAGCAGAACTACTGGCTGACGGATGTGGCACTGCATCAGGTGTTCAAGTTCGATCTGAACCACTCGACGACGGAACCAGTGCTCACACTCGGCACCCGGTTCGAACCCGGCAACGATGCGTACCACTACTGTAAGCCAACGGCCGTGGCGGTGCTGAAGAGTGGCGAGTTTTTCGTCGCCGATGGTTACTGTAACGGGCGTATCGTGAAGTACTCGGCGGAAGGCATACCACTGCTGTCCTGGGGGCGCAATTCTTTCGTGCTAACCCGCTCCTTTACACTCCCATCGGGGCAACCAGTGCCGGCGAGCTTTTTCGCCATTCCACACGCACTGGCGCTGGTGCCGGATCGTGATCTGTTGTGTGTGGCCGATCGGGAGCAGGGGCGGGTGCAGTGTTTCCACACGCGCAATGGCACGTTTCACTCGCAGTACAGCAGCCCGGAGATCGGCAGTCGGCTGTTCAGTGTGAAGTACATTTCGTCCGACGGTGGACTGCTGTACACGATCAATGGTCCACAGTTCGTGCTGAACCCGGTTCCGGTCGGTGGACACATCATCGAGATGGCAAGCGGTAACGTAATAGGGCGATTTCAACCCAACAATCCCAAACACGCGTTTAGCAATCCACACGAGCTGGCCGTCACGGACGATGGGTCGGAAGTGTACGTAGCCGAGCTGAATCCCCAGATGGTGCACAAGTTCCGTCTGATCTCACCAGCACGACCCATCGGCAGCACAACCACTACTACCACCGTGAAGCCCGCAACAAGCGTGACCCGCAACGAAGGTGAGAATACGCCCGAGAATGGCCGCTTTGCCGGTGCGTCCGGAATGAACAGTGCCCTGACCGCTGGTTCGATTGGAATATTCTCCATTGTTAGCACACTGATCGTGACCAGCCTGCTGGTGATACTGATGGCCCGCGTCATTTGCTTCCGAACGGGGCAGGGATCCTCCTCGCGCGTTGACGAAGTGCCGCTGAGGAATATGGGCGACGACGAGGGCTAG
- the LOC120952938 gene encoding peptidyl-alpha-hydroxyglycine alpha-amidating lyase 1 isoform X2 translates to MYTKQNKIFSHFWHQMVPFLAGLLIFSVHFTCTVEARPQTVSSNGNNTSNARFGAHEYAYVSSWPIVDRKLGSVSAVALDGDGNVVIFHRGSHVWQLSSFDTENRYQEATGGPIAQQTVLKFNRNTGELLQQWGENLFYMPHGLTVDHEQNYWLTDVALHQVFKFDLNHSTTEPVLTLGTRFEPGNDAYHYCKPTAVAVLKSGEFFVADGYCNGRIVKYSAEGIPLLSWGRNSFVLTRSFTLPSGQPVPASFFAIPHALALVPDRDLLCVADREQGRVQCFHTRNGTFHSQYSSPEIGSRLFSVKYISSDGGLLYTINGPQFVLNPVPVGGHIIEMASGNVIGRFQPNNPKHAFSNPHELAVTDDGSEVYVAELNPQMVHKFRLISPARPIGSTTTTTTVKPATSVTRNEAH, encoded by the exons ATGTACACGAAACAGAACAAAATCTTCTCCCATTTTTGGCACCAAATGGTTCCATTTTTGGCCgggttgttgattttttcggTACATTTTACATGCACCGTTGAAGCGAGGCCACAGACCGTGAGCAGTAACGGGAACAATACCAGCAATGCACGGTTCGGTGCCCACG AATACGCCTACGTGTCTAGTTGGCCAATTGTGGACCGCAAGCTTGGGTCGGTGTCGGCCGTCGCTCTGGATGGCGATGGCAACGTTGTCATATTTCATCGCGGATCCCACGTATGGCAGTTGAGCTCGTTCGACACGGAAAACCGATACCAAGAAGCAACAGGTGGTCCAATAGCGCAGCAAACGGTACTCAAGTTTAACCGCAACACGGGCGAACTGCTGCAGCAATGGGGTGAAAACCTGTTCTACATGCCGCACGGACTAACGGTCGATCATGAGCAGAACTACTGGCTGACGGATGTGGCACTGCATCAGGTGTTCAAGTTCGATCTGAACCACTCGACGACGGAACCAGTGCTCACACTCGGCACCCGGTTCGAACCCGGCAACGATGCGTACCACTACTGTAAGCCAACGGCCGTGGCGGTGCTGAAGAGTGGCGAGTTTTTCGTCGCCGATGGTTACTGTAACGGGCGTATCGTGAAGTACTCGGCGGAAGGCATACCACTGCTGTCCTGGGGGCGCAATTCTTTCGTGCTAACCCGCTCCTTTACACTCCCATCGGGGCAACCAGTGCCGGCGAGCTTTTTCGCCATTCCACACGCACTGGCGCTGGTGCCGGATCGTGATCTGTTGTGTGTGGCCGATCGGGAGCAGGGGCGGGTGCAGTGTTTCCACACGCGCAATGGCACGTTTCACTCGCAGTACAGCAGCCCGGAGATCGGCAGTCGGCTGTTCAGTGTGAAGTACATTTCGTCCGACGGTGGACTGCTGTACACGATCAATGGTCCACAGTTCGTGCTGAACCCGGTTCCGGTCGGTGGACACATCATCGAGATGGCAAGCGGTAACGTAATAGGGCGATTTCAACCCAACAATCCCAAACACGCGTTTAGCAATCCACACGAGCTGGCCGTCACGGACGATGGGTCGGAAGTGTACGTAGCCGAGCTGAATCCCCAGATGGTGCACAAGTTCCGTCTGATCTCACCAGCACGACCCATCGGCAGCACAACCACTACTACCACCGTGAAGCCCGCAACAAGCGTGACCCGCAACGAAG CACACTGA
- the LOC120952941 gene encoding methyltransferase-like protein 25B yields the protein MDGNNPRLQAELQQKISESRKIVDLYRPIIDAYIVDFFHLNHWNSLPSSWIRCFSTIPIEHLPALLSFESRNTETTVWPLTVLTLRSLFRRLVHTRSKPKTTEKHPTDPNCVYYKQSSLFHKSVKLKKRHEIEQFATNCSRENNCRTLVDIGSGQGNLARTLAYGFGFRVCCLEQNESFVQAARLKDAELWRRLVKLEPKLQNTTPTTPHPVHLHEKVNLDHIDPNAFEQLLRDALNIEKGQHPDALQFGLIGLHPCGDLAPSLLRLFLACHECRFIKLVCCCYMKLSCESSISKGESKEYGFPLSDFCRRTNLILSYEAREMACHAIEQYRERLSGDYHELKIHAYRAAIESIIVRLRPDLKHAGLKGGIRATEVSFAEYCQRAVDGLGITVPESDVHSAATQSRLSRWEEVVKFYTIRLMFAPLIETIVLYDRWLFLLEQGTNARIEVLFDPYLSPRNHVITAYK from the exons ATGGATGGAAACAATCCACGTTTGCAGGCAGAATTGCAGCAGAAAATCAGTGAATCTAGGAAAATTGTGGATCTCTACAGGCCTATTATCGATGCGTACATTGTG GATTTCTTCCACCTGAATCACTGGAACAGTTTACCTTCGAGCTGGATTCGCTGTTTCAGTACCATCCCGATCGAGCATCTTCCAGCTCTCCTGTCCTTTGAGAGCAGAAACACAGAAACAACTGTGTGGCCTTTGACGGTGCTTACCCTGCGATCGCTTTTCCGCCGATTAGTACACACTAGGAGCAAACCTAAGACCACCGAAAAGCACCCAACCGACCCAAACTGTGTTTATTACAAACAATCTAGTTTGTTTCATAAGTCGGTCAAACTGAAAAAGCGTCACGAAATAGAGCAGTTTGCCACTAACTGTTCGCGTGAAAACAATTGCCGCACGCTGGTCGATATTGGCTCGGGACAGGGGAATCTAGCACGCACGCTTGCCTACGGATTTGGTTTCCGCGTGTGCTGTCTCGAACAGAATGAGTCATTCGTGCAAGCGGCAAG GCTAAAGGACGCAGAACTCTGGCGTCGGTTAGTAAAACTCGAGCCAAAGCTGCAAAACACAACccccaccacaccacacccggTCCATCTGCACGAAAAGGTCAACCTTGATCACATTGACCCGAATGCTTTCGAGCAACTGCTGCGGGATGCACTAAACATCGAAAAAGGTCAACATCCCGATGCACTCCAATTTGGACTAATTGGACTTCATCCGTGCGGTGATCTAGCGCCCTCTTTGTTGCGCCTCTTTCTTGCCTGCCACGAATGTCGCTTCATTAAgctcgtttgctgctgctacatgAAGCTTTCCTGCGAGAGTTCGATATCGAAAGGCGAGTCAAAGGAGTACGGATTCCCTTTAAGCGACTTTTGTCGTCGTACTAATCTCATCCTAAGCTATGAAGCGCGTGAAATGGCCTGCCATGCAATTGAGCAGTACCGGGAAAGGCTGAGTGGTGATTATCACGAGCTTAAGATACACGCTTACCGTGCTGCGATCGAAAGTATTATCGTTCGTTTGCGTCCCGATTTAAAGCATGCCGGGCTGAAGGGTGGCATCAGGGCGACGGAGGTAAGCTTCGCCGAATACTGCCAACGAGCGGTCGATGGACTGGGGATCACTGTGCCGGAGAGCGATGTCCACTCGGCGGCAACACAATCACGGCTCAGCCGATGGGAAGAGGTTGTAAAGTTCTACACGATAAGACTGATGTTTGCTCCACTGATAGAAACGATCGTCCTGTACGATCGTTGGTTGTTTCTACTCGAACAAG GCACCAATGCGCGTATAGAGGTTCTGTTCGATCCGTACCTTTCACCGCGGAACCATGTCATCACCGCCTATAaatga